A portion of the Sabethes cyaneus chromosome 3, idSabCyanKW18_F2, whole genome shotgun sequence genome contains these proteins:
- the LOC128743571 gene encoding uncharacterized protein LOC128743571 encodes MLPVAGNIQTARKNCFSQNYPFRKEPDEVDEHCELPPSEYDDNYVYRRFEKKTNLRRDWLREQFRQKATETLMKQVQHQYATLHRQEEERMPLRKREDYYMARNNSGEPQYNLYRTDDMATFWNYQARSNANRRKNTNFTKPISEQLDQQFG; translated from the exons ATGCTTCCTGTCGCGGGTAACATACAAACGGCAAGaaaaaattgcttttcgcaAAACTATCCTTTCCGAAAGGAACCTGACGAAGTCGACGAGCACTGCGAACTTCCTCCGTCGGAATATGATGATAATTACGTCTACCGTAGGTTTGAGAAGAAAACCA ATTTACGCCGGGATTGGTTACGCGAGCAGTTTCGTCAAAAGGCAACGGAAACGCTTATGAAACAGGTGCAACACCAGTACGCTACGCTGCATCGTCAGGAGGAGGAACGAATGCCGCTGAGGAAGCGAGAGGATTACTATATGGCGCGCAACAACAGCGGCGAGCCGCAGTATAATCTGTACCGGACCGATGATATGGCCACTTTCTGGAATTATCAGGCCCGCTCCAATGCGAACCGGAGAAAGAATACCAACTTCACCAAACCCATCAGTGAGCAGCTGGATCAGCAGTTTGGATAA
- the LOC128739270 gene encoding rhodopsin-like, protein MLGEPSMPMAWSAVISNVSVVDKVRPEMLHLVDAHWYQFPPLNPLWHSILGFFIFMMACVSIAGNGCVIYIFTTTKSLRTPANLFVVNLAFSDFLMMFCMAPPLIVNCYNETWIFGPLMCQIYGMLGSLYGSVSIWSMTMIAFDRYTVIVKGLSAKPMTYNGSLLKILFVWLNSILWTVAPVFGWNRYVPEGNMAVCGTDYLSLDIVSTSYIVAYSVFVYWLPLFLIIYSYYYILKAVSEHEKNMREQAKKMNVASLRSSDTAKQSAEIKLAKVALVTISLWFLAWTPYLVINYAGMFHAASISPLSTIWSSLFAKANAVYNPIVYGISHPKYRAALYKTFPSLACTSDSPPAADEQSVASGTTISSEAQNNNCNA, encoded by the exons ATGTTGGGGGAACCAAGTATGCCGATGGCCTGGAGTGCAGTGATCAGTAATGTGTCCGTTGTGGATAAGGTGCGACCGGAAATGTTACACCTGGTAGACGCACACTGGTATCAGTTTCCACCTCTGAACCCGCTGTGGCACTCGATATTGGGATTCTTCATCTTCATGATGGCTTGCGTTTCAATCGCTGGCAACGGATGCGTGATATATATCTTTACGACTACCAAATCACTGCGCACTCCCGCGAACCTGTTTGTAGTCAATCTTGCCTTCTCCGATTTCCTGATGATGTTTTGCATGGCACCTCCCTTGATAGTCAACTGTTACAACGAAACTTGGATCTTTGGGCCGCTCATGTGTCAAATCTACGGAATGCTCGGATCCTTGTACGGTAGTGTTTCGATTTGGAGCATGACGATGATCGCCTTCGACCGGTATACCGTGATCGTGAAGGGACTTTCAGCGAAACCGATGACCTACAACGGATCGTTATTGAAAATTCTTTTTGTATGGCTAAACTCTATCCTCTGGACTGTAGCTCCAGTGTTCGGCTGGAACCGATACGTACCGGAAGGAAATATGGCAGTTTGTGGAACGGATTACCTTTCTTTGGACATTGTCAGCACTTCATACATCGTGGCGTACTCAGTCTTCGTCTACTGGTTGCCTCTGTTCCTGATCATCTATTCTTACTATTACATTCTCAAG GCCGTATCCGAACACGAGAAGAACATGCGTGAGCAGGCCAAAAAGATGAACGTAGCTTCACTCCGATCGTCGGATACCGCCAAGCAAAGCGCCGAAATCAAACTGGCAAAGGTTGCCCTGGTAACCATATCGCTATGGTTCCTAGCTTGGACGCCATACCTAGTGATCAACTATGCTGGAATGTTCCACGCCGCATCAATCAGCCCGTTGTCCACGATCTGGAGTTCACTGTTTGCGAAAGCCAACGCCGTCTACAATCCCATTGTGTACGGTATCAGCCATCCGAAGTACCGTGCGGCCCTGTACAAAACGTTCCCATCGTTGGCGTGCACCTCGGATAGCCCACCGGCTGCCGACGAGCAATCGGTGGCTTCCGGGACAACGATTTCATCGGAGGCTCAGAACAACAACTGCAATGCCTAA